The proteins below come from a single Fusobacterium nucleatum genomic window:
- a CDS encoding ATP-binding protein translates to MAKNFLYPFTAIVGQEKMKEALILNIINPSLGGVLIRGEKGTAKSTLVRALANLLAEREENSCEFHCEPDKIDNYCPQCSEKYLKGEKIGKHKSTMKVINLPISATEDRVVGTLDIEYAIKTGEKKFEKGILAQSNRNILYVDEINLLDDHIVDVLLDSAAMGVNTIEREGISYSHPAKFVLVGTMNPEEGDLRPQLLDRFGLVVDVIGERETSKRVEVIKRRLDFEAEPEKFIKKYLAEEEKLKNRIENSKKILKNIKCSDEIYELAAKISIVLNVDGHRADIAVVKTAITIAAFENREEVIKEDMLRAAVLALPHRMRKTPFEDGILDKDQIEKLVNSLTM, encoded by the coding sequence ATGGCTAAAAATTTTTTATATCCATTTACTGCCATAGTGGGACAAGAAAAAATGAAAGAAGCACTTATTTTAAATATAATAAATCCTAGCTTAGGAGGAGTTCTTATAAGAGGAGAAAAAGGGACAGCTAAATCAACTTTAGTTAGGGCTTTAGCAAACTTATTGGCAGAAAGAGAAGAAAATTCTTGTGAGTTTCACTGTGAACCTGATAAAATAGATAATTATTGTCCTCAATGTAGTGAAAAATATTTAAAGGGAGAAAAAATAGGAAAACATAAATCAACTATGAAAGTGATAAATCTTCCTATAAGTGCAACTGAAGATAGAGTTGTAGGAACTCTTGATATTGAATATGCAATAAAGACTGGAGAGAAGAAGTTTGAAAAAGGGATACTTGCTCAAAGCAATAGGAATATTCTATATGTAGATGAGATAAATCTTTTAGATGACCATATAGTTGATGTACTTTTAGATTCAGCAGCAATGGGGGTAAATACAATAGAAAGAGAGGGAATTTCATATTCCCATCCAGCTAAGTTTGTTTTAGTTGGAACGATGAATCCAGAAGAAGGAGATTTAAGACCTCAGTTGCTTGATAGATTTGGGCTTGTTGTGGATGTTATAGGAGAAAGAGAGACAAGTAAGAGAGTTGAGGTTATAAAAAGAAGGCTGGATTTTGAAGCAGAGCCAGAAAAGTTTATAAAAAAATATTTAGCAGAAGAGGAAAAATTAAAAAATAGAATTGAAAATAGTAAGAAGATATTGAAAAATATAAAGTGTAGTGATGAGATATATGAACTGGCAGCAAAAATTTCCATTGTTTTAAATGTAGATGGACATAGAGCAGATATTGCAGTTGTAAAAACAGCAATCACTATTGCTGCTTTTGAAAATAGAGAAGAAGTTATAAAGGAAGATATGTTAAGAGCTGCTGTTTTAGCACTACCTCACAGAATGAGGAAAACACCTTTTGAAGATGGAATTTTAGATAAAGATCAAATAGAAAAATTGGTAAATAGTTTGACTATGTAA
- a CDS encoding radical SAM/SPASM domain-containing protein, translated as MKNKNEIKIKYLVLWLADSCNLNCKYCYAHPNFTNKFMNFEIAKKAIDLYADKNFTLILAGGEPFLNFSLIEKIYTYIKSNKEYKVKIGLQTNATLIDEEIAKKISNMDINIGVSFDGDIEINETLRGGTKETLRGIKLLGLYKKNINLNTVISNKNIEKLENLIDIAYYFGNINAVGLDLLRISGNCLQKNIDLKVVNDEDIYVNLKKANERVKLLTKLTNKKVIIREIEEAKLRQCTFCYSGNYCYSSLGEAMVVTANGDTYPCSSFVGDKDYYMGNINESINIIKLNSGKYEKCSSCEYEKICKGCCPSRMVFNEKYDIEEKDCVLRKAIFRILKEDRRQEEING; from the coding sequence ATGAAGAATAAGAATGAGATAAAAATAAAATATCTTGTTCTTTGGCTTGCAGATAGTTGTAATCTAAATTGTAAGTATTGTTATGCACATCCTAATTTTACAAATAAATTTATGAATTTTGAAATTGCAAAAAAAGCAATAGATTTATATGCAGATAAAAATTTTACTTTAATTTTAGCTGGAGGAGAACCTTTTTTAAATTTTTCTCTTATAGAAAAAATATATACTTATATAAAATCTAATAAAGAATATAAGGTTAAAATTGGTTTACAAACTAATGCTACACTTATAGATGAAGAAATAGCTAAAAAAATATCAAATATGGATATAAATATAGGTGTCAGTTTTGATGGAGATATAGAGATAAATGAAACTTTAAGAGGTGGAACTAAAGAAACATTAAGGGGGATTAAGCTACTTGGTCTGTATAAGAAAAATATAAATTTGAATACTGTTATTTCCAATAAAAATATAGAAAAATTAGAAAATTTAATTGATATAGCATATTATTTTGGGAATATAAATGCTGTTGGATTAGATTTGTTAAGAATATCAGGAAACTGTTTACAAAAAAATATTGATTTAAAAGTGGTAAATGATGAAGATATCTATGTTAATTTGAAAAAAGCAAATGAAAGAGTAAAACTTTTAACAAAACTGACTAATAAAAAAGTCATTATAAGAGAGATTGAAGAGGCAAAACTTAGACAATGTACTTTTTGTTATTCAGGAAATTATTGTTATTCTTCATTAGGAGAAGCTATGGTTGTAACAGCAAATGGTGATACTTATCCTTGTAGTTCTTTTGTTGGAGATAAAGATTACTATATGGGAAATATAAATGAAAGTATAAATATAATAAAATTAAATTCAGGTAAATATGAAAAATGTAGTTCTTGTGAATATGAAAAAATATGCAAAGGTTGCTGTCCATCAAGAATGGTTTTTAATGAAAAATACGATATTGAAGAGAAAGACTGTGTTTTAAGAAAAGCAATTTTTAGAATTTTAAAAGAAGATAGGAGACAGGAGGAAATAAATGGCTAA
- the cobN gene encoding cobaltochelatase subunit CobN, whose amino-acid sequence MFKIIFITSMFDNIYTINKVSHTISNEYKNQFEFSYYKATEIDFSYQKYEELIKDTKNSNLICIILHGGVSTFRNFLKLKEEINGKIPFFIYSSIEDENREFISKSGLSPLIQDKISKYYSLGGEKNYRNMLLYMANSLNHSNYKVEDYEYPQWEGIYDYEKKSYLSKEEENVYLDKLLEEKNIIALIAHGKEWEIKKIKVINKFIEEIKKEGGRPLVVFTNSVPNPEIKAKGTRWVIDNYFKRNGKIIPDCIINLVAYSQSIFDEPGDGTTMVDKSIFEDLGIPVIQAMNTYQNRKTWDNDVRGLDAMSLTSNVYYPEFDGQIISVTCCTYETMIDEFGEKSIFLPIDERVNKIARMAMGWSRLANKENKDKKIAIILHNMPPRNDMIGCAFGLDTPNSVYNMVETFSEMGVPIDYKFKNGDDIIQRIIRTVSNDQKWLTADKVLERSIDTIDREKYSRWFSKLNSKIKNKMEEQWGTAPGEFMVYEDLLPVPGILNGNIFIGLQPARGMMERAEELYHNTDFIIPHQYYSFYKWIKEEFEADVIYHVGTHGTLEWLPGKEIGLCDASCPDFNIDDIPHLYDYSINVTGEGLQAKRRSYAALISYMIPALTLAGEYEDIEEIDELIKQYYQAENSGDTKIEEIKEDILERTFKYSYNLDMNIGKEEIRENYKNFINKFHSYIEELKSSTIKDGLHILGEVVTGDRCATLIQALLRIDNCGMLAADRAVGKSLGYDTEELIDKPHILKDGKTNLMILEDIKNITTDIIKEIIYSNKDVSKEIFKDKYSNYKVIEKKYLKTLRKNILEIILPKINETVREKTSTIKGLEGKFILPGQSGCPTRGNINILPTGTNFYSIDPNKIPSRASWKVGKKLGDQLIERYISDEGKIPQNIAMLVYGGETMKTNGDDIAEALYLMGVRPIWLNNGDRVIGLEVIPYEELKRPRIDVTLRITGLFRDTFPILIRLLEEAVNLVSQLDESEEINYIKKNMNEDIGQLLKEGYSLEESERLSKMRIFGCPPGTYGAGVGVLICSKQWDTREDLGRAYVNWSSYAYGSDFHGTKVENIFTQRMKKSEVTVKNESSIEIDMLESDDYFVYHGGLVAAVKYASGKDPKSYSGDASNPERVKIKNLKEETARIIRARILNPKWFEGLKRHGYKGAQEVSGAVDIFFGWDATAEVAEDWMYDRITETYIENRENREWLEEHNPHAVLNISERLLEANQRNMWRASQEKLEILRKIYLNIEGDVEAYEE is encoded by the coding sequence ATGTTTAAAATAATTTTTATTACTTCAATGTTTGATAATATTTATACAATAAATAAAGTTTCTCATACAATATCAAATGAATATAAAAATCAATTTGAATTTAGCTATTATAAAGCAACAGAGATTGACTTTTCTTATCAAAAATATGAAGAGCTTATAAAAGACACAAAAAATAGTAATTTGATATGTATTATATTGCATGGAGGAGTTTCAACTTTTAGAAATTTTTTAAAACTAAAAGAAGAAATAAATGGAAAAATTCCATTCTTTATATATTCAAGTATAGAAGATGAAAATAGAGAATTTATATCTAAATCAGGATTGTCTCCTTTAATTCAAGATAAAATTAGTAAATATTATTCATTAGGAGGAGAAAAAAATTATAGAAACATGCTTCTGTATATGGCAAATTCATTAAATCATTCCAATTATAAAGTGGAAGATTATGAATATCCTCAATGGGAGGGTATTTATGACTATGAAAAGAAAAGTTATCTTAGCAAAGAAGAAGAAAATGTATATTTAGATAAGTTGTTAGAGGAAAAAAATATAATTGCTTTAATTGCCCATGGTAAAGAATGGGAAATAAAGAAAATAAAGGTTATCAATAAATTTATAGAAGAGATTAAAAAAGAAGGAGGTCGTCCTTTAGTAGTTTTTACAAATTCAGTTCCTAACCCAGAAATAAAAGCTAAGGGGACTAGATGGGTTATAGATAACTATTTTAAAAGAAATGGAAAGATCATTCCAGATTGTATAATAAATTTAGTAGCCTATTCTCAGAGTATTTTTGATGAACCTGGTGATGGAACAACTATGGTTGATAAAAGTATTTTTGAAGATTTAGGTATTCCAGTGATACAAGCAATGAATACCTATCAAAATAGAAAAACTTGGGATAATGATGTGAGAGGTTTGGATGCTATGTCTTTGACTTCAAATGTTTATTATCCAGAATTTGATGGGCAAATTATTTCTGTTACTTGTTGTACTTATGAAACAATGATTGATGAATTTGGAGAAAAGTCAATATTTCTTCCAATAGATGAAAGAGTAAATAAAATAGCAAGAATGGCAATGGGGTGGTCAAGATTAGCAAATAAAGAGAATAAAGATAAAAAGATTGCTATTATACTTCATAATATGCCTCCAAGAAATGATATGATAGGTTGTGCCTTTGGATTAGATACACCTAATTCAGTTTATAATATGGTAGAAACTTTTTCAGAAATGGGAGTACCAATAGATTATAAATTTAAAAATGGAGATGATATAATTCAAAGAATTATAAGAACTGTAAGTAATGACCAAAAATGGTTGACAGCAGATAAAGTTTTAGAAAGAAGTATAGATACTATTGACAGGGAAAAATATAGTAGATGGTTTTCAAAACTAAATTCAAAGATAAAAAATAAAATGGAAGAACAGTGGGGAACAGCTCCTGGTGAATTTATGGTATATGAAGATTTATTACCTGTTCCAGGAATATTAAATGGCAATATTTTCATAGGATTGCAACCGGCTAGAGGAATGATGGAAAGAGCAGAAGAGCTTTATCATAATACAGATTTTATTATTCCTCATCAATATTATTCTTTTTATAAATGGATAAAGGAAGAGTTTGAAGCAGATGTTATCTATCATGTTGGAACCCATGGAACACTTGAATGGCTACCAGGAAAGGAAATAGGACTTTGTGATGCATCATGTCCAGATTTCAATATAGATGATATTCCTCATTTATATGACTATTCTATTAATGTAACTGGAGAAGGTTTGCAAGCAAAAAGAAGAAGTTATGCAGCCCTTATTTCATATATGATTCCTGCTTTAACTTTGGCTGGAGAATATGAAGATATTGAAGAGATAGATGAACTGATAAAACAGTATTATCAAGCAGAAAATTCAGGTGACACTAAAATAGAAGAAATAAAGGAAGATATTTTAGAGAGAACTTTTAAATATAGCTATAATTTAGATATGAATATTGGTAAGGAAGAGATTAGAGAAAATTATAAGAATTTTATCAATAAATTTCATTCATACATAGAGGAGCTAAAATCTTCAACAATAAAAGATGGTTTACATATTTTAGGAGAAGTTGTCACTGGAGATAGGTGTGCAACTCTAATTCAGGCACTTTTAAGAATAGATAATTGTGGAATGTTAGCAGCAGACAGAGCAGTAGGGAAGTCTTTAGGTTATGATACAGAAGAACTTATAGATAAGCCTCATATATTAAAAGATGGAAAAACAAATTTAATGATATTAGAGGATATAAAAAATATTACTACTGATATAATTAAAGAAATTATATATTCTAATAAAGATGTGTCTAAAGAAATATTTAAAGATAAATATTCAAATTATAAAGTAATAGAAAAAAAATATTTAAAAACATTAAGAAAAAATATTTTAGAAATAATCTTACCTAAAATAAATGAAACTGTCAGGGAAAAAACAAGTACAATAAAAGGACTTGAAGGAAAGTTTATTCTTCCAGGACAATCTGGATGTCCAACCAGGGGAAATATAAATATTTTACCTACTGGAACTAATTTCTATTCAATAGACCCTAATAAAATTCCATCAAGAGCTTCTTGGAAAGTTGGTAAAAAATTGGGAGATCAGCTTATAGAAAGATATATTTCAGATGAAGGGAAAATTCCACAAAATATTGCAATGTTAGTCTATGGTGGAGAAACAATGAAAACTAATGGTGATGATATTGCAGAGGCACTTTATTTGATGGGAGTTAGACCAATTTGGTTAAATAATGGAGATAGAGTGATAGGACTTGAAGTTATCCCCTATGAAGAATTAAAAAGACCAAGAATAGATGTTACTTTAAGAATAACAGGATTGTTTAGAGATACTTTTCCTATATTGATTAGACTTTTAGAAGAAGCAGTAAATTTAGTTTCTCAATTGGATGAGTCAGAAGAAATTAATTATATTAAGAAAAATATGAATGAAGATATTGGGCAGCTTTTAAAGGAAGGTTATTCTTTAGAAGAATCAGAAAGATTATCTAAAATGAGGATTTTTGGCTGTCCTCCTGGAACTTATGGAGCAGGAGTTGGAGTATTGATTTGTTCAAAACAATGGGATACAAGAGAAGATTTAGGAAGGGCCTATGTGAATTGGAGTTCTTATGCTTATGGATCAGATTTTCATGGAACAAAAGTTGAAAATATTTTTACACAAAGAATGAAAAAATCTGAAGTTACTGTAAAAAATGAAAGCTCAATTGAAATTGATATGTTGGAAAGTGATGATTATTTTGTATATCATGGAGGTTTGGTTGCAGCTGTTAAATATGCAAGTGGAAAAGATCCAAAATCATATAGTGGAGATGCAAGTAATCCAGAAAGAGTAAAGATAAAAAATTTAAAGGAAGAAACAGCTAGAATAATAAGAGCTAGAATATTAAATCCTAAGTGGTTTGAGGGATTAAAAAGACATGGCTATAAAGGAGCTCAAGAAGTCAGTGGAGCAGTAGATATATTTTTTGGTTGGGACGCCACAGCAGAAGTAGCTGAAGATTGGATGTATGACAGGATAACTGAAACTTATATAGAAAATAGGGAAAATAGAGAATGGCTTGAAGAGCATAACCCTCATGCAGTATTGAATATAAGTGAAAGGCTATTGGAGGCAAATCAAAGAAATATGTGGAGAGCTTCTCAAGAAAAATTAGAAATATTGAGAAAGATTTATTTAAATATTGAAGGAGATGTTGAGGCTTATGAAGAATAA
- a CDS encoding adenosylcobinamide amidohydrolase: protein MKMLDTGDKIFKYNKSVVIKFIGKRAVLSTGVINGGYSENLTSIFNHDAKTAPGMGCQLKAATYKEHMEIISQEMGLNSKYTTGIATAADMENMCIVVEKFKDLSVTALVTAGIETNGGRVGDKASYTENNGKIEKLNHGTINIIVSVNANLPPRTLTRSLVTITEAKTAAIQELLEGSKYSHGIATGSGTDGTIVYANLESENIYSDAGKHSKLGELLGKSVKKAVKEALAKQSGLTPQRQKSVFRRFKRYGLNAEKIWNKYIEIKPEMLNKKLEYIEFIEKIEKDEKLVALTSLYIHLMDQFDWELLSKKIVEEECLNILRQITNLLEFDFKEIEKKYTKKENENFLEYLTDNFIFMLVKFVEAKWRE from the coding sequence ATGAAAATGTTAGATACAGGAGATAAAATTTTTAAGTATAACAAAAGTGTTGTTATAAAATTCATAGGAAAAAGAGCAGTTTTAAGTACAGGAGTTATAAATGGAGGATATAGTGAGAATTTAACTTCTATTTTTAACCATGATGCAAAAACAGCACCTGGAATGGGCTGCCAATTAAAAGCAGCTACTTATAAAGAACATATGGAAATAATTTCACAGGAAATGGGATTAAATTCTAAATATACTACTGGCATAGCAACAGCTGCTGATATGGAAAATATGTGTATAGTTGTAGAAAAATTTAAAGATTTATCTGTAACAGCTCTTGTAACAGCTGGAATAGAAACAAATGGTGGGCGTGTTGGAGATAAAGCCTCTTATACAGAAAATAATGGGAAAATTGAAAAATTAAATCATGGAACTATAAATATTATTGTTTCAGTTAATGCAAATCTACCTCCTAGGACTTTAACAAGATCTTTAGTAACAATAACTGAAGCAAAAACGGCTGCAATACAAGAATTATTAGAAGGTAGTAAATATTCTCATGGTATAGCTACTGGCTCTGGAACAGATGGAACAATAGTTTATGCAAATTTAGAAAGTGAAAATATTTATAGTGATGCAGGAAAACATTCAAAATTAGGAGAACTTCTTGGAAAATCTGTAAAAAAAGCAGTAAAAGAAGCTCTTGCCAAACAATCAGGATTAACTCCTCAAAGACAAAAATCAGTTTTTAGAAGATTTAAAAGATATGGTTTAAATGCTGAAAAAATATGGAATAAATATATTGAAATAAAACCTGAAATGTTAAATAAAAAATTAGAATATATTGAATTTATTGAAAAAATAGAAAAAGATGAAAAATTAGTTGCTCTAACTTCTCTGTATATACACCTTATGGATCAATTTGATTGGGAACTTCTTTCAAAAAAAATTGTTGAAGAAGAATGTTTGAATATTTTAAGACAGATTACTAATTTACTTGAATTTGATTTTAAAGAAATTGAAAAAAAATATACAAAAAAAGAGAATGAAAATTTTTTAGAATATTTAACAGATAATTTTATTTTTATGTTAGTAAAATTTGTTGAAGCAAAATGGAGAGAATAA
- a CDS encoding ABC transporter ATP-binding protein has translation MKNTLEVKNISYSVGENKILKDISFKCQSGEIIGIIGPNGSGKTTLLKTINGINSISSGDILLNGKSTKEYDEKELARDISFMNQNTNIEFDFPCIDIVVLGRYPYLERFQEYSKKDMELAEKYMKLTNTYKFKDKSILQLSGGERQRVLFAKILTQESQVILLDEPTASLDMRYEEDLLKEVLKEKDKDKIIILVIHNLRTAIKYCSRLILLSEGNIVKDGTVEEVITEENLNNVFRIKTKVYYNEISKFLDFYII, from the coding sequence ATGAAAAATACTTTAGAAGTAAAAAACATATCTTATTCTGTTGGGGAGAATAAAATATTAAAAGATATAAGTTTTAAATGTCAATCAGGAGAAATTATAGGGATAATAGGACCTAATGGTTCTGGAAAAACTACTCTTTTAAAGACTATAAATGGGATAAATTCTATAAGTAGTGGAGATATTTTATTAAATGGTAAAAGTACAAAAGAATATGATGAAAAAGAATTGGCAAGGGATATTTCTTTTATGAATCAAAATACAAATATTGAATTTGATTTTCCTTGCATTGATATTGTAGTTTTAGGGAGATATCCATATTTAGAAAGATTTCAAGAATATTCTAAAAAAGATATGGAACTTGCAGAAAAATATATGAAACTTACAAATACATATAAATTTAAAGATAAATCTATTTTACAGTTATCAGGTGGAGAAAGACAGAGAGTGTTATTTGCAAAGATTTTAACACAAGAAAGTCAGGTTATACTTTTAGATGAACCTACTGCTAGCCTTGATATGAGATATGAAGAAGATTTATTGAAGGAAGTTTTAAAAGAAAAAGATAAGGATAAAATTATAATATTGGTAATTCACAATCTAAGGACAGCTATTAAATATTGTTCAAGGCTGATACTTTTATCTGAGGGAAATATTGTAAAAGATGGAACTGTTGAGGAAGTTATTACAGAAGAAAATTTAAATAATGTTTTTAGAATAAAAACTAAGGTTTATTATAATGAGATTTCTAAGTTTTTAGATTTTTATATAATATAG
- a CDS encoding FecCD family ABC transporter permease: MKYRINFNLFLFILLIGIIIFSLFYGAVRVPVSDVIKIILNKTGLFNYEISKQSYIPIVFFVRFPRIMVAVIVGGALALCGCTMQSLLKNPIVDSGIIGISSGASLGAVIAVSLGLTVTSIFIMPLFSGAFALIISAIIYKISTLRGRTDNLLLILSGIAISSFVGAITSVILTSLAETEMKEYIFWAMGSLNSRRWEHFFFGLIPIFILSPILFYYGKELNILLLGEEEAKSLGINIKKIRGKILIIIALLTAISVCISGNITFVGLIVPHILRKLIGSDNRKLLKSSFLAGACFLTFSDLVSRIVLAPKEISVGIITAFIGAPYFIYLIIKIRREGKTL; this comes from the coding sequence ATGAAATATAGAATTAATTTCAATCTTTTTCTATTTATTCTTTTAATAGGAATAATAATTTTTTCTCTTTTCTATGGAGCTGTAAGAGTTCCAGTTTCTGATGTTATAAAGATAATATTAAATAAGACAGGGTTATTTAATTATGAAATATCTAAACAAAGCTATATTCCAATAGTATTTTTTGTTAGATTTCCAAGAATTATGGTTGCTGTTATTGTTGGAGGGGCTTTGGCATTGTGTGGCTGCACAATGCAAAGCCTTTTAAAAAATCCAATAGTAGATAGTGGAATTATCGGTATATCAAGTGGGGCAAGTTTGGGAGCAGTCATAGCTGTATCTTTAGGTTTGACTGTAACAAGTATTTTTATAATGCCATTATTTTCAGGAGCTTTTGCTTTAATAATATCAGCTATTATATATAAGATTTCCACTTTAAGAGGAAGAACAGATAATTTACTTTTAATTTTATCAGGGATAGCCATAAGTAGCTTTGTAGGAGCAATCACTTCTGTTATTTTGACAAGCCTTGCAGAAACAGAAATGAAAGAATATATTTTCTGGGCAATGGGAAGCTTAAATAGTAGAAGATGGGAGCATTTTTTCTTTGGTTTAATTCCTATTTTTATTCTATCTCCTATCTTATTTTATTATGGTAAAGAATTGAATATCCTATTATTAGGAGAAGAAGAAGCAAAATCTCTGGGGATAAATATCAAAAAAATTAGAGGTAAAATTTTAATTATTATAGCTTTGCTAACAGCAATATCAGTTTGTATCAGTGGAAATATAACTTTTGTTGGTTTAATAGTTCCACATATTTTAAGAAAATTAATAGGTTCAGATAATAGAAAATTACTAAAATCCTCATTTTTAGCTGGAGCTTGTTTCTTGACATTTAGTGATTTAGTATCAAGAATAGTATTAGCACCCAAGGAAATAAGTGTAGGAATAATAACTGCTTTTATAGGAGCACCATATTTTATTTATTTGATTATAAAAATTAGAAGAGAGGGGAAAACCCTATGA
- a CDS encoding ABC transporter substrate-binding protein has product MKKLFLFLILLFSFSIINAKGVQTKKYNHIVSLTLSGDEMLLGLVSENRIAGLSGKINEDKEISNIVDKAKKFPKVESNEEVLISLNPDLIIAADWITKKIDDIGAKVYYYKTPSNYEEQKKVIRDLANLVEEKENGEKIIKNMDNRLKALQNKIAKNYKGAKPRILMYTSFGTTSGKNTTFNDMVKLINGVNVVAEAGVDKFKDISKEKIIELNPDIIIVPIAKKYDNVDKISKLFFEDPSFKNVKAIKNKKVYFMQYKDITPISQYMIDGIEELAKVVYQFKE; this is encoded by the coding sequence TTGAAAAAGTTATTTTTATTTCTAATTTTGTTATTCTCTTTTTCTATTATAAATGCTAAGGGAGTACAAACTAAAAAATATAATCATATTGTATCTTTAACTTTAAGTGGAGATGAAATGCTATTAGGACTTGTTTCTGAAAATAGAATAGCAGGTTTAAGTGGGAAAATTAATGAAGATAAAGAAATTTCCAATATTGTAGATAAGGCTAAAAAATTCCCAAAGGTAGAAAGCAATGAAGAAGTTTTAATATCCTTAAATCCTGATTTAATAATAGCTGCTGATTGGATAACAAAAAAAATTGATGATATTGGAGCTAAGGTATATTATTATAAAACTCCAAGTAATTATGAAGAACAAAAGAAAGTAATTAGAGATTTAGCAAATTTAGTAGAAGAAAAAGAAAATGGTGAAAAGATAATAAAAAATATGGATAATAGGTTAAAAGCCTTGCAAAATAAAATAGCAAAAAACTACAAGGGAGCAAAGCCTAGAATTCTTATGTATACTTCATTTGGCACAACAAGTGGTAAAAATACAACTTTTAATGATATGGTAAAATTAATAAATGGAGTTAATGTTGTTGCAGAAGCAGGAGTTGACAAATTTAAAGATATTTCAAAGGAAAAGATAATAGAATTAAATCCTGATATTATTATAGTTCCAATAGCAAAAAAATATGATAATGTGGATAAAATTTCAAAATTATTTTTTGAAGATCCTAGCTTTAAAAATGTAAAGGCTATAAAGAATAAGAAAGTTTATTTTATGCAATATAAAGATATTACACCAATTTCGCAATATATGATAGATGGAATTGAAGAATTGGCAAAAGTTGTATATCAGTTCAAGGAGTGA